A section of the Pedobacter sp. HDW13 genome encodes:
- a CDS encoding N-acetyltransferase, translating into MHQLTIQQVGPSAILTLQSISRQIFLEAFADTTSEANMKAYLDSSFSYDKLMAELEHPNSQFYFAFSEGNVVGYLKLNTGDAQTEQELEEALEIERIYVLSAFHGQKVGQALLNKAFEVAEALQCKNIWLGVWENNQRALRFYSKAGFEVFNSHVFRLGNDEQTDLMMKKQL; encoded by the coding sequence ATGCATCAATTAACCATACAACAGGTCGGCCCGTCAGCTATTTTAACATTGCAATCGATTAGCCGGCAAATCTTTTTAGAAGCCTTTGCCGATACCACCAGCGAAGCTAATATGAAAGCCTACCTCGATTCGAGTTTTTCGTATGATAAACTGATGGCAGAACTTGAGCACCCCAACTCTCAGTTTTACTTTGCTTTTTCTGAAGGAAATGTAGTTGGTTATTTAAAACTGAATACGGGTGATGCGCAGACCGAGCAAGAACTGGAAGAAGCGCTCGAAATTGAAAGGATATATGTGCTGTCGGCTTTTCATGGTCAAAAGGTTGGGCAGGCCCTGTTAAATAAAGCCTTCGAGGTAGCCGAAGCGCTTCAATGTAAAAACATTTGGCTGGGTGTGTGGGAAAATAACCAGCGGGCGCTCCGTTTTTACAGCAAAGCGGGTTTCGAAGTATTTAACTCACATGTTTTTCGGTTAGGCAACGATGAGCAGACCGATCTGATGATGAAAAAACAATTATAG
- a CDS encoding DMT family transporter: MGKKNIFLVLLVIGTAFWGISFSVTKLSISNHSPQLFLLYRFVGATLVLSIVFRKKLKHLNYKSIVSGALLAIPLMLGIGLQTLGIKLTSASQSAFLAGTCVVIVPMLKMAMYRKVPNLKIWIAASLSLVGLFIISVKNGFSVNAGDMFTIGGAIAFAYYLIRVEEESARIDIVATIVPMFATCALLTFVAVAWSTSESLLPADNTFWFGVIFCSLFSTAYMYSVSNMAQQYISAERVSVIYLLEPIFGALAAAYLIGEVITWQLLIGGLFIFAGMGISELKLKVFRNMFRTAGKTLTTHLNKN, encoded by the coding sequence ATGGGCAAAAAAAATATTTTCCTGGTATTACTCGTTATAGGCACCGCTTTTTGGGGTATATCTTTTTCGGTAACTAAATTATCGATTAGCAATCATTCACCACAACTTTTTTTACTTTATCGTTTTGTGGGGGCAACGCTTGTCCTGTCGATTGTTTTTCGCAAAAAGTTAAAGCATCTTAATTATAAAAGCATTGTTTCAGGAGCCTTACTGGCCATTCCGCTGATGCTTGGGATTGGCTTGCAAACTTTGGGTATTAAACTCACTTCGGCTTCGCAATCTGCATTTTTGGCCGGAACCTGTGTGGTGATTGTACCCATGTTAAAAATGGCCATGTATAGAAAGGTGCCCAACCTTAAAATCTGGATTGCTGCAAGCCTTTCGTTAGTAGGGTTGTTTATTATTTCTGTTAAAAATGGTTTTTCAGTTAATGCAGGCGATATGTTTACCATTGGCGGTGCCATCGCTTTTGCCTACTACCTGATCAGGGTTGAAGAAGAATCGGCCAGGATAGATATTGTGGCTACCATTGTACCCATGTTTGCCACTTGTGCGCTGCTTACTTTTGTGGCGGTTGCCTGGAGTACATCAGAAAGCTTGTTGCCAGCCGACAATACCTTTTGGTTTGGCGTTATTTTCTGTTCGCTTTTTTCAACTGCTTACATGTATTCCGTATCCAACATGGCACAGCAATACATCAGTGCCGAAAGGGTGTCGGTAATTTATCTTTTAGAACCCATATTCGGAGCACTTGCGGCAGCTTATCTCATTGGCGAAGTAATTACCTGGCAGCTTTTAATTGGCGGACTGTTTATCTTTGCTGGCATGGGCATCTCCGAGCTTAAGTTAAAAGTTTTTAGAAATATGTTTAGGACGGCAGGTAAAACCCTTACAACCCATTTAAACAAAAACTAA
- a CDS encoding PorP/SprF family type IX secretion system membrane protein, giving the protein MKTRKMLITLVMFGLSIPAFAQLNPMGSMYYQNLYLSNPAMAGIEKGWEAAAAYKAQWTAIEGAPAMQSVTAAYGANNNKVGVGASFYNENIGVIQRTSFKGTYAYHLPLNNGSDYLDFGLSAGIMNEWIDMTKIKGNQSDISLTNFNQRKLYFDGDFGIAYRSQHFNVQGSVLNLKRFLKRDDERTVVDRASYFASVSYKFLNPDKVLSVIEPKVSYRGIDNYRDIVDLGLNAQFWGNKLLFTGIYHTSNSFSTGVGTTYQNRLSILAMYTTNTSDIQNYANGEFELGLKYNFR; this is encoded by the coding sequence ATGAAAACAAGGAAAATGCTTATCACATTGGTGATGTTCGGTCTCAGCATCCCGGCCTTTGCTCAGCTCAACCCTATGGGCAGTATGTATTACCAAAACCTTTACCTTAGCAATCCGGCCATGGCAGGTATTGAAAAGGGCTGGGAAGCTGCTGCAGCTTATAAGGCACAATGGACAGCAATAGAGGGGGCTCCGGCCATGCAGTCGGTAACGGCAGCTTATGGCGCCAATAACAATAAGGTTGGTGTAGGTGCATCATTTTATAATGAGAATATCGGTGTAATTCAACGTACCAGTTTTAAAGGTACATATGCTTACCACCTGCCACTTAACAACGGATCCGATTATCTTGATTTTGGTCTCTCAGCAGGCATCATGAACGAGTGGATCGATATGACAAAGATTAAAGGAAACCAGAGCGATATTTCTTTAACTAATTTTAACCAGCGCAAACTGTATTTTGATGGCGATTTCGGTATAGCTTACCGCAGTCAGCATTTCAACGTTCAGGGATCGGTATTAAACCTGAAGCGCTTTTTGAAACGCGACGATGAAAGAACAGTGGTAGACCGTGCTTCTTATTTTGCATCGGTAAGCTACAAATTTCTTAATCCAGATAAAGTGCTGAGTGTTATCGAGCCAAAAGTAAGCTACAGAGGTATTGATAACTACCGCGATATTGTTGATCTTGGTTTAAATGCACAGTTTTGGGGCAATAAACTTTTGTTTACCGGTATTTATCACACCAGTAATAGTTTCAGCACAGGGGTGGGTACTACTTACCAAAACCGCTTATCGATATTGGCCATGTATACCACCAACACTTCGGATATACAGAATTATGCAAACGGCGAATTCGAACTCGGATTGAAATACAACTTTAGATAA
- a CDS encoding LysR family transcriptional regulator: protein MDLQQIKYFLILADELHFWKTAAKMNITQSALSRQIQALEQELDIQLFIRNKRNVKLTAAGKFLKEKWTKQFNEISHIHKFASQIQLGEYGTIRIAHPDSISGSLIPQITSRINEEFPKLQIELVQVMYENQHEFLANYKLDVVITRDKNTIDGISAKKIYTDHLALVVPEDHPLKSVDELNREILAAEKFILPVKDEGSSYNHIIKNVFKSFGIQPNVYLHSEFGSTIIALVRRKLGVAILPDSYIHHAIPGIRYIQLPYPTDLYLNWRSDDENPIIANIIKLLLEIELMPEAF from the coding sequence ATGGATCTACAGCAAATCAAATATTTTTTAATCCTAGCCGATGAACTTCATTTCTGGAAAACGGCTGCAAAGATGAACATTACGCAATCGGCATTGAGCCGACAGATACAGGCTTTGGAGCAGGAACTGGATATCCAGCTGTTTATCCGTAATAAGCGCAATGTAAAGCTTACAGCAGCAGGCAAGTTTTTGAAGGAGAAATGGACGAAACAGTTCAACGAGATAAGCCATATCCATAAGTTTGCGAGTCAAATTCAGCTGGGCGAATATGGTACCATCAGGATTGCACACCCCGATTCTATTTCGGGTTCGCTGATCCCACAAATTACTTCGCGGATAAATGAGGAGTTTCCTAAACTGCAGATTGAACTGGTGCAGGTGATGTATGAGAACCAGCATGAATTTTTGGCCAACTATAAGCTCGATGTGGTGATAACCCGTGATAAGAATACAATAGATGGGATTAGCGCAAAAAAAATCTATACCGATCACCTCGCGCTGGTTGTACCGGAAGATCACCCGCTTAAAAGTGTTGATGAGCTGAATCGTGAAATACTGGCTGCTGAAAAATTTATTTTGCCCGTTAAGGATGAGGGTAGCAGCTATAACCACATCATTAAAAATGTGTTTAAATCTTTCGGCATACAGCCCAATGTTTACCTGCACTCTGAATTTGGTTCTACTATTATCGCATTGGTGCGCCGGAAACTGGGTGTAGCTATTTTGCCCGATTCGTATATCCATCATGCCATACCAGGCATCAGGTACATTCAGTTACCCTACCCAACCGATCTTTACCTGAACTGGCGAAGCGATGATGAGAACCCGATTATAGCCAATATTATTAAGCTGTTGTTGGAGATCGAGTTGATGCCGGAGGCGTTTTAA